From a single Falco peregrinus isolate bFalPer1 chromosome 10, bFalPer1.pri, whole genome shotgun sequence genomic region:
- the LOC101912522 gene encoding LOW QUALITY PROTEIN: flavin-containing monooxygenase 5-like (The sequence of the model RefSeq protein was modified relative to this genomic sequence to represent the inferred CDS: deleted 1 base in 1 codon): protein MAARRVAIIGAGASGLCALKCCLDEGLVPTCFERSWDIGGLWRFEEHPEEGRASIYRSVIINTSKEMMCFSDFPIPDDFPNYMHNSKIMEYFRMYARHFDLLRHIRLRTSVCRVSKRPDFATTGQWDVVTERDGKQEAAVFDAVLVCTGHHTEAHLPLNTFPGLDKFEGWYLHSRDYKSPQSFSGKRVVVVGTGNSGIDIAVELSHTAKQVFLSTKRGTWVLHRVADGGYPFDFSYLSRFVQLLRSLVPQNVSSFYLERKMNAHFDHALYGLQPQHRIFDQHPTINDDLPNRIISGRVQVKPNIKEFTETSAIFEDDTREDIDAVVFATGYSFSFPFLEGCVKVVENQIPLYKFMFPPDLEKPTLAFIGLIQPLGAIMPISELQCRWATRVFKGLQDLPPSADMLADITQTKEKMAKRYVKSQRHTIQVDYIPYMDELACQVGVKPNLLALFLTDPKLALEVAFGPCTPYQYRLRGPGEWEGARAAILTQRQRMLRPLQARAGACPASSSTVPHVFMVFSIGLIVATLIYVLLSP from the exons GAGCACCCCGAGGAGGGCCGTGCCAGCATCTACCGCTCCGTCATCATCAACACCTCCAAGGAGATGATGTGCTTCAGTGACTTCCCCATCCCCGACGACTTCCCCAACTACATGCACAACTCCAAGATCATGGAATACTTCCGCATGTACGCCCGGCACTTCGACCTGCTCCGCCACATTCGCCTCAGG acCAGCGTGTGCCGGGTGTCCAAGCGCCCCGACTTCGCCACCACGGGGCAGTGGGACGTGGTGACGGAGCGTGATGGGAAGCAGGAGGCGGCCGTCTTCGACGCTGTGCTGGTGTGCACCGGGCACCACACGGAGGCACATCTCCCGCTGAACACCTTCCCAG gCCTGGATAAGTTTGAGGGCTGGTACCTGCACAGCCGGGACTACAAGAGCCCACAGTCCTTTTCAGGCAAGAGGGTAGTCGTGGTTGGCACCGGGAATTCAGGCATTGACATCGCGGTGGAGCTCAGCCACACAGCCAAGCAG gtCTTCCTCAGCACCAAGCGCGGGACCTGGGTGCTGCACCGGGTGGCAGATGGTGGGTACCCCTTCGACTTCTCCTACCTCAGCCGCTTTGTGCAGCTCCTCCGCAGCCTGGTGCCTCAAAACGTCAGCAGTTTTTATCTGGAGAGGAAGATGAATGCCCACTTTGACCACGCACTCTATggcctgcagccccagcaccg GATCTTTGACCAGCACCCGACCATCAATGACGACCTGCCCAACCGCATCATTTCGGGCAGGGTGCAGGTGAAGCCAAACATCAAGGAGTTCACGGAGACATCTGCCATCTTTGAGGATGACACCAGGGAAGACATTGATGCCGTGGTCTTTGCCACGGGGTAcagcttctccttccccttcctcgaGGGTTGCGTGAAGGTGGTGGAGAACCAGATCCCCCTCTACAAATTCATGTTCCCGCCGGACCTGGAGAAGCCGACGCTGGCTTTCATTGGCCTCATCCAGCCCCTGGGTGCCATCATGCCCATCTCGGAGCTCCAGTGTCGCTGGGCCACCCGCGTCTTCAAGG GGCTGCAGGACCTACCGCCATCCGCCGATATGCTGGCTGACATCACACAAACCAAGGAGAAAATGGCCAAGCG GTACGTGAAGAGCCAGCGGCACACCATCCAGGTGGATTACATCCCTTACATGGACGAGCTCGCCTGCCAGGTGGGGGTCAAGCCCAACCTGCTCGCCCTCTTCCTCACCGACCCCAAGCTGGCGCTGGAGGTGGCCTTCGGGCCCTGCACGCCATACCAGTAC CGCCTGCGGGGCCCGGGCGagtgggaaggtgccagggcGGCCATCCTCACCCAGCGACAGCGCATGCTCAGGCCCCTGCAAGCCAGGGCCGGGgcctgccctgcctcctccagcaccgTGCCGCATGTCTTCATGGTCTTCAGCATTGGCTTGATCGTGGCCACCCTCATCTATGTCTTGCTATCTCCTTAA